The window TGGATCGCAGGACGATACCTTCGAAAAGGCGTTGAAGTTCAAAGACATCCTTTACAATCCGCAGAAACTACAGGAAATCTATACAGAAAAACTGCGATTCGATTTGTTAGAGCAACATCGCAGTTTGTACGAAGAAGGAGATTGGATCGCGATGATCGATACGGATGAATTCTATGTCGATGATCCGCTCGAACTGATTCGCTTTGCTGAAAAGGAAAAGGCGACTTTTATCCAGACTTACCAGGCGCAGTTTCTCTTTACCGATATGGACCTGAAGGAGTTTGAGAAAGAAGATTCGGGGCTGCCTATTTATGAGCGAAGAAAATATTATTTGATCAATTACAGTGAAGAACGATTCTTTAAATTCCTTCCTGAATATGGATTGTTCAGCCGCTCGAAACCTTGTTCCAGGAGATTGCTCAACCGGCATTATCAATTTCGAACACCCTGCCAGATTCAAGATAGGATTCGTGCAAGGCTGGAAAACAGGAAACGCGCGCGGGATCTTCGCGGCCGCCACGAATGGCCCCAGATTTTCTCCACCAATTGGAAAGATTACGTGGTATCCCATCGATCTGCTCATTTCTTGAACGGAAACGATTTTCGTTTCGATCTTCCGGAAGGAGCTCGATGGAAGGATTATTACTCGAAAGACCCTCTGAGCCCTGTTCTGCCTCAAGCGGCAAAAGCTCTTGCGAAAGAATATTCGGGAGAAATTAACCGGACCGGAAGAGTCACGTTTCGAGAATCCTACGGCAAAAGAGTGATGGAGGACATCCGGTGCGATCTATTACACCACAATTGGAAGGAAGCGATTTCTGGGTTAGTGATTCTTTTTAGATATAAGCTTCGCAATTGTGAAAGGGCCATCAGACAAAGTTGTCATTTATGTGCGGTGAAAACGAAGACAGGCGCATGGAACCTGAGCACGTCGCTCTGGCGCTTTTTGCGCGGCAAGAGCACCGGATCAATCACGGCTCAACCTAATCCGATTCAGATTTCAGACAACTCGGGCGTGGGAAGAACAACTTTGACATGGAACTCGCGGGGCGCAAAAAAAGTTGAAGTGCACGTGGATACGGCGTATGGTCAAATTTTTGATCAAACCGGACCTTCCGGGAGCAAAGCTACAGAAAATTGGGTCTCCGATCATATGATTTTCCTGCTTCAGGATGTCTCCGATCATTTGCCGCTTACGTCAGCGAATACGCTTTCAAAAGTCATTGTTAAAGTGATCAAAGGAAAAGACATTACACTGTAGGGGATAAAACGGATCAGGGAGATAGGCCGGATCATGAAAGGACTGATCTTGATGTATCACCGCGTGGCAGATCTGAATGCCGACCCCTGGGAGCTGTGCGTTCAACCAAAACACTTTCACGAACAGCTTGAGGTTCTTCGACAATCTTACAGAGTGCTGGCGCTCAAAAAGCTAATGGAGCATCTTAAGAGTGGAGGCATAACAGAACGTTCAGTCGTTGTTACGTTTGACGACGGCTACTACGATAATTTCCAGCTGGCAAAACCTTCTCTTGAAGAATTTGAAATGCCGGCAACAGTATTTCTGGTCAGCGGACAGATAGAGAAACAAAATGAATTCTGGTGGGACGAGCTGGAGCGAATCTTCTTGCAGCCCGGAACACTCCCGGAATCCGTTCATTTGACGATTGAGCGCAAAAAACACGTTTGGAATCTCGCCGATTCAAGCAATCTCAGTGCAGAGGACGCGCTGCGTTATTCGAAATGGCGAACGGACGAAAAACCTCCAACATGGCGTCATTCCACGTATTATGCGATCTGGCAGCTCATGCAACCTTTAGATGAGGCACAAAAACAGGATATTCTGCATGAACTCAATGTTTGGGCCGGAACAACGAGAGAATCCCGCCCTTCTCACAAAACCCTGTCGCGTGAACAAGTAAGTTTGTTGGCGCAAGGGGAATTCATGAATATCGGAGCACACTCTGTCACGCATCCCGTATTGTCAAAATTTTCACGCGAGACACAACGTCAGGAGATAGAAGGATCCAAAGCGCAACTGGAGGAGATTTTGGGCTCTCCTGTCGATACATTCGCATATCCGCATGGAGAATATTCCAATGACACAATATCGATTCTCCGGGATGCCGGATTTCTTTGTTCCTGCTCCACGGCTCCCGAAGTGATGAAAGATGAAATGGATCCATTCCAACTACCGCGTTTTCAGGCGATGAACTGGGATGGGGATCAGTTTTCAAAACAGTTGTTAGAATGGTTCGGAGAGAAGTGATCCGGCTTTCTAAAAACGCCCAAGACTACTTGTTTCTTGCCTTAGTCATCACTCTTTCTTTCATCCTCTACATAGGAGGGCTTGGTTTTTACAGTGACGACTGGGCGTTTTTCGGCGCATCCTATAGTTCTCCCGACCGCTCCTTACTGGGGTTGTACGAATCACTGAATGGTCCCGTCGTTTGGATGCGCCCCGTTCAAGTTTTCTATTTTGCAGCCCTTTATAAGGCATTTGACCTGCACCCGTTTGGATATCATTTCGTAAACCACCTTGTCTTTCTTGCCGGAATCTTTTCTTTTTATGGGGTTCTCTCACAATTGAGTCAGCCACGCCTTGTTTGTGTTTCGGTGCCGCTTTTGTTCGGGCTTATCCCTCATTACTCGACAGATCGCTTCTGGCCGATTCTCTTTTGCGCGAACCTCAGCATGGCATCCTATTTCTTGAGTTTTTGTTGCGATCTCCAGATGCTGAAGGTCAGCGGTTTGAGGATCTGGCTATGGAAACTGCTCGGAATTCTCTTTCTTTTCGCAGGGACACTCGCGTATGAAGTCTTCCTTCCATTATTCCTGTTGAGCACCTTCTTGATCTGGAAAAGAAATCAGCAACTGAATGAATCGAATCAGGGAATCACTGGAAGGAAACTTGTATGCCTTGTGGGAACGAACTTCATTGCACTCCTTTTGGTAATCCTTTTTAAAGCGTTCACGACTACCCGCGTGATCATGCAAGGTCCAATGGATCATGTAATTTGGTTTATTCAGTTGATAGCAAAGGCGGTTGTGGTGAGCTATGGCAAATACGGCATTGAGCTTCCCCTTCTAATAAGTAGAATTCTGCGCGATTATCCGGATTGGAAGATACTTGCGGTGAGTTTGTGCGTTGGAATTGCGGTATTTCTGTATCTGCATCGGCTTGCGATTAGATCCGGTTCATCGGAGCTGAGGAGGTACGGGAATCTGTTTTTCATCGGTCTGCTCGTTTTTATTCTCGGATATTTGATTTTCATCACGAACGAGAATGCCGACCCCACGCCTGCCGGTTTGAACAATCGAACCTCCATTGCAGCCACGGTGGGGGTTGCATTATCTATCGTTGGAATAATTGGCTGGCTGGCTGGTAAGATTCGATCAGAAAATTTTCGCCTTCTTCTCTTCTGTTCATTCCTTGCATTCTTTTGCGGCGCCGGTGTTCTGGTCACCAATACGATCGCGCACTTTTGGATTGTGGCCTATTCGAAACAGGAGAACGTTTTAGCGGATATACGCCGGCAGTACCCTTCACTTCCTCCACAAAGCACGCTTCTTCTGGATGGAGTGTGTCCCTACATGGGACCGGGGATTGTATTTGAATCGAACTGGGATCTGGCAGGAGCGTTAAGGCTTTTTTATCAAGACCACAGTTTGAACGCCGACATCATACGGCCAACAGTAAGAATTACTGAAGAAGGAGTTCAAACAATTCTTTATGGTGCGACCGCCACACATCCGTACAACAAACTCTATATCTATCACTACCGGCGGAAAGTATCACAGCAACTAACCAATGCAGAAGACGCGCGCCGATACTTCCAGACCTACAATCCGTACTACGGAATTGAATGCCCGGACGCCAAGGAAGGTGTCGGTGTACCAATCTTTTAATCGAAGTAGCGCGGGCGTCTCGCCAGCGAATGCCAAAATGGCTCGTTTTGGCACCATTTTGGCATCAACTTGACCCATGGTGATCCATTTTGGTACCATTCTCTTCCATTTTGATACCAAAATGGTATCAAGCAGCAGAATGTAGTGTTCTGTAGGCACCAAAATTACAGATCTAAACTGTTTTCAAAAAAACAAAGTTCGACCTATAGTAATGCATAGCTGAGTGGACAGCATACTTGATGGATAACGAGAAAATATCTCAATCCCTGATTGAGGCTGAGGACTCCGTATTGATTATCATCGATGTTCAAAATGCGTTCTTGGATAAACTACCGGTCCAGGAAAGTGAACTGTTGCTAAGTCGTGTATGCTGGCTCATCGCGGTCGCGCAATGGAAGCAGATACCATTGATTGTAACGGCAGAAGAAATCCACAAACAGCCGCTTGCGCCCAAACTGATTCAGTACTTGCCTGCTGACGCTCCCATATTTGACAAAGTTTCATTTGGCCTTGCCCACCAACAGGACATACTGACGGCAGTTGAGCAAACCGGTCGCAAAACGGCTGTATTGATCGGCCTGGAGACGGATGTTTGTGTCGCGCATTCCGCCATCGGCCTGCTCGATCAAGGTTATCGCGTTGCTGTGGTTGCTGACGCAACCGGTGCACCTGCGCCCGGGCAAGAAATCGCACTGAGCCGGATGCAAAACGCGGGGACGATTATTGTTAGCACCAAGAGTTTATTCTATGAATGGATGCGCACGGTAGAAATGGTGAATCGCTTTCATAGAGAATGCCCGAATATGCGCGACGTGCCTGGCATTGTGTTGTAAAGACGTTCATTCAGCCCGGTAAAGGTTCCGGATAATATAAAGCGGGCGGGCTCTTGCCTCATCGTAAATCCTGGTCACGTACAGTCCGAGCGTGCCGAGCATCAGCAGATTCATTCCGCCCAGGAACGAAATGAGCAACACAATGGATGCCCGCCAGTTCCAGTTATAAAATCCAACCAGAATTAGAATTGCATACAGAATTGCAACGATTACAGAGAATGCGATGAATAAGCCACCCATTCCAATCGAAAGTTTGAGTGGAAAACTGGAAAAACTGAAGATGCCGTTAATCGCGAGAATCAAGAGTTTTTTCCAGCCATACTTGGATTTGCCTGCCGGGCGCCCTTCCCGCACATAAGGAACCCCTCTGCTTCTGAATCCGATCCATGCGAACATGCCGCGGACAAAACGATTTCTCTCTCTCATCTCGCGAAAAGCATTCACCGCCTTGCGATCGACCAAACGGAAATCTCCCACATCAACAGGAATCGCAACTTCCGTGATTCGATTCAGTATCCTGTAAAAAACCCAGGGCACGAATCGCCTGAGCAATGTTTCATCTTTCCTTGCCTGACGCACGCCATAAACAATCTCATAGCCCGCCTTCCACACTTGAATCATGTCGTGTGCTGCCGCCAAAGGATCCTGTAAATCAGAATCGAGAACGATCACCGCTTTTCCTCTGGCCAGATCCATACCGGCCGTGATCGCGATCTGATGGCCAAAATTTCGTGATAATTCTACAAGGATGAGTCTGGAATCGCTGCCCTGATATTCACGCAGCAATTCGACGCTCCTGTCGGTGCTTCCGTCGTCTACAAAAATCACCTCGGCCGGACCGTCCAGTTCCTTCAGAAAAAGTGAAATGTGTTGAAGAAGAGCCGGTATGTTTTCCTCTTCATCCTTAAGAGGGAATACCAGTGAATAGCCAATCTCGTCTGTCATGGTAACATTGTTAGCGCGCGACCCCATTATGTCAAACAACCGTAAATCGGCTGAAAGAGTTTCCACCTGAATGCTTTCTGAAGTAACAGAAAAAGATCAGCCTAACCGCCGGTTTTCAGAAAACATCCATCCGCTTCTTGACCGTTTCGGAAGTTTTTTAGAGGCTAACAGATCTTACTTTGTGGCGGGACTCTGTGTAATTTTCTTTGCCGCATCAGGATTGCTTTCATTTCGGAAAGTGTTCTGGAACGATGAGATGTATACCCTGTATTTCTCACGGCTAAGAATTTGGCCGGATTTATGGTGGGCATTAAGCACTGGTGGCGATCAGCTTCCACCGCTTTCGATTCTTCTCACTAAAGTTTCAAGCTGGATGTTTAGCGAGAATCACATCTCGATCAGGCTGCCTGAAACGGCCGGTTTCCTGGTAATGTCCTTGTGTCTCTACAGAATCGTTTCGCAAAGGATAACGCCAGCCTATGGACTTGTTGCAATGGTCTTTCCGTGGATCACGCCGGCGTTCAGTTACTCCTACGAAGCGCGACCCTATGCCCTGGTCCTCGGTTTCAGCACGCTGTCATTTCTTTGCTGGTTGTCCATCACCGAAGACCGTAACAGGAAACGAAATCTATTCGTTCTCTTTCTCAGTTTGCTCGGGGCCTGGATGAGTCATTATTACGGCATGCTGGTTTTGTTTCCCCTTGTTGTAGGAGAACTTGTGCGCACCAGGTCGATGGGCCGGTTGGATTTCCCCGTTTGGATTGCATTTTTTCTTTCACTGACTCCTCTGATCTTATTTCTCCCATTGCTCCGAGGTTCCTTACATTACGCGACGAACTTTTGGAGTAAAGCAAATTGGAGCGATATGTTTCTTTCTTATCAATCCTTGCTCGATTCCGCCGCTGTGCCATTGATTTTCGCGAGTATTTTGACTGTTCTATTCTTTAGAACCGGGCAAAACAAACCTTCAAGTCCTACCATTAGGAATTTTCGACCGTACGAATTGGCTGCCCTGACAGCTTTTGTCCTGCTTCCAGTAGTCGCCGTTACCGGAGCAAAGATCACAACGGGAATCTTTGTCGATAGGTACGCATTATCCTCCATCATCGGTTTCAGTATTCTTGTTGCGCTTTCCTTCTGGTATTTTCTGAAAACGACAAAAGTCGCGATTGTAGTGCTTTTGTGTTTCCTGACAGGATTCATAATTGACACTTATTTCAGTTTTTCCAGGTGGACTGATGACTACAACGCTATGAATCAGACGACTGAATTTCTGAAGGTCAACGCCGGAAGCGATCTGCCAGTGGTATGTTCGTATTCACATATTTTTTTTCGTATTCAGCA is drawn from bacterium and contains these coding sequences:
- a CDS encoding glycosyltransferase family 2 protein, which produces MKLHGLLVAQDESDIIEDLLAFLKDLNVYNTILFFDLGSQDDTFEKALKFKDILYNPQKLQEIYTEKLRFDLLEQHRSLYEEGDWIAMIDTDEFYVDDPLELIRFAEKEKATFIQTYQAQFLFTDMDLKEFEKEDSGLPIYERRKYYLINYSEERFFKFLPEYGLFSRSKPCSRRLLNRHYQFRTPCQIQDRIRARLENRKRARDLRGRHEWPQIFSTNWKDYVVSHRSAHFLNGNDFRFDLPEGARWKDYYSKDPLSPVLPQAAKALAKEYSGEINRTGRVTFRESYGKRVMEDIRCDLLHHNWKEAISGLVILFRYKLRNCERAIRQSCHLCAVKTKTGAWNLSTSLWRFLRGKSTGSITAQPNPIQISDNSGVGRTTLTWNSRGAKKVEVHVDTAYGQIFDQTGPSGSKATENWVSDHMIFLLQDVSDHLPLTSANTLSKVIVKVIKGKDITL
- a CDS encoding glycosyltransferase family 2 protein is translated as MTDEIGYSLVFPLKDEEENIPALLQHISLFLKELDGPAEVIFVDDGSTDRSVELLREYQGSDSRLILVELSRNFGHQIAITAGMDLARGKAVIVLDSDLQDPLAAAHDMIQVWKAGYEIVYGVRQARKDETLLRRFVPWVFYRILNRITEVAIPVDVGDFRLVDRKAVNAFREMRERNRFVRGMFAWIGFRSRGVPYVREGRPAGKSKYGWKKLLILAINGIFSFSSFPLKLSIGMGGLFIAFSVIVAILYAILILVGFYNWNWRASIVLLISFLGGMNLLMLGTLGLYVTRIYDEARARPLYIIRNLYRAE
- a CDS encoding isochorismatase family protein, coding for MDNEKISQSLIEAEDSVLIIIDVQNAFLDKLPVQESELLLSRVCWLIAVAQWKQIPLIVTAEEIHKQPLAPKLIQYLPADAPIFDKVSFGLAHQQDILTAVEQTGRKTAVLIGLETDVCVAHSAIGLLDQGYRVAVVADATGAPAPGQEIALSRMQNAGTIIVSTKSLFYEWMRTVEMVNRFHRECPNMRDVPGIVL
- a CDS encoding glycosyltransferase family 39 protein, with amino-acid sequence MLSEVTEKDQPNRRFSENIHPLLDRFGSFLEANRSYFVAGLCVIFFAASGLLSFRKVFWNDEMYTLYFSRLRIWPDLWWALSTGGDQLPPLSILLTKVSSWMFSENHISIRLPETAGFLVMSLCLYRIVSQRITPAYGLVAMVFPWITPAFSYSYEARPYALVLGFSTLSFLCWLSITEDRNRKRNLFVLFLSLLGAWMSHYYGMLVLFPLVVGELVRTRSMGRLDFPVWIAFFLSLTPLILFLPLLRGSLHYATNFWSKANWSDMFLSYQSLLDSAAVPLIFASILTVLFFRTGQNKPSSPTIRNFRPYELAALTAFVLLPVVAVTGAKITTGIFVDRYALSSIIGFSILVALSFWYFLKTTKVAIVVLLCFLTGFIIDTYFSFSRWTDDYNAMNQTTEFLKVNAGSDLPVVCSYSHIFFRIQHYGPQDLSSRVFYLADPVASLRYVNHDTIDRGLLDLKPWWPLQNVRSYDLFIRSYPRFFLLHFSSDEDWRWDWILSSLIADHRKIEMKGRDGNQFLFLISSQ
- a CDS encoding polysaccharide deacetylase family protein, producing the protein MKGLILMYHRVADLNADPWELCVQPKHFHEQLEVLRQSYRVLALKKLMEHLKSGGITERSVVVTFDDGYYDNFQLAKPSLEEFEMPATVFLVSGQIEKQNEFWWDELERIFLQPGTLPESVHLTIERKKHVWNLADSSNLSAEDALRYSKWRTDEKPPTWRHSTYYAIWQLMQPLDEAQKQDILHELNVWAGTTRESRPSHKTLSREQVSLLAQGEFMNIGAHSVTHPVLSKFSRETQRQEIEGSKAQLEEILGSPVDTFAYPHGEYSNDTISILRDAGFLCSCSTAPEVMKDEMDPFQLPRFQAMNWDGDQFSKQLLEWFGEK